In the genome of Pseudomonas sp. P5_109, one region contains:
- the uvrA gene encoding excinuclease ABC subunit UvrA: MDKILIRGARTHNLKNIDLTLPRDKLIVITGLSGSGKSSLAFDTLYAEGQRRYVESLSAYARQFLSMMEKPDVDTIEGLSPAISIEQKSTSHNPRSTVGTITEIYDYLRLLYARVGIPRCPDHDIPLEAQTVSQMVDLVLAEPEGSKLMLLAPVIRERKGEHLSVFEELRAQGFVRARINGKLYELDEAPKLDKQKKHTIDVVVDRFKVRADLQQRLAESFETALKLADGIALVAPMDDEPGEEMIFSARFACPICGHAISELEPKLFSFNNPAGACPTCDGLGVKQFFDIKRLVNGELTLAEGAIRGWDRRNVYYFQMLGSLAAHYKFSLEVPFNELPADQQKFILHGSGSQNVDFKYLNDRGDIVKRSHPFEGIVPNLERRYRETESASVREELAKFLSTQSCPDCRGTRLRREARHVWVGEKTLPAVTNLPIGDASDYFGGLKLTGRRGEIADKILKEIRERLQFLVNVGLDYLSLDRSADTLSGGEAQRIRLASQIGAGLVGVLYILDEPSIGLHQRDNDRLLGTLKHLRDIGNTVIVVEHDEDAIRLADYVVDIGPGAGVHGGHIVAEGTPAEVMAHPDSLTGKYLSGRVKIEVPAKRTPRNKKLTLALKGARGNNLRNVDLEIPIGLLTCVTGVSGSGKSTLINNTLFPLSATALNGATTLEAAAHDSIKGLEHLDKVVDIDQSPIGRTPRSNPATYTGLFTPIRELFAGVPESRSRGYGPGRFSFNVKGGRCEACQGDGLIKVEMHFLPDIYVPCDVCKSKRYNRETLEIKYKGKSIHETLEMTIEEARVFFDAVPALARKLQTLMDVGLSYIKLGQSATTLSGGEAQRVKLSRELSKRDTGKTLYILDEPTTGLHFADIQQLLDVLHRLRDHGNTVVVIEHNLDVIKTADWLVDLGPEGGSKGGQIIAVGTPEEVSEMKQSHTGYYLKPLLERDRA; this comes from the coding sequence TTGGACAAGATCCTGATTCGTGGGGCTCGAACCCACAACCTGAAGAACATCGACCTGACCCTGCCACGGGACAAGCTGATCGTTATCACCGGCCTGTCCGGTTCCGGCAAGTCGTCCCTGGCGTTCGACACCCTGTACGCCGAAGGTCAGCGCCGCTACGTCGAATCGCTGTCGGCCTACGCCCGGCAGTTCCTGTCGATGATGGAAAAGCCCGACGTCGACACCATCGAAGGCCTGTCGCCGGCAATCTCCATCGAACAGAAATCGACCTCGCACAACCCGCGTTCGACGGTCGGCACCATTACCGAAATCTACGACTACCTGCGCCTGCTTTATGCACGCGTGGGTATTCCGCGCTGCCCGGATCACGATATCCCGCTGGAAGCGCAGACCGTCAGCCAAATGGTCGACCTGGTTCTCGCCGAGCCGGAAGGCAGCAAGCTGATGCTGCTGGCCCCGGTCATCCGCGAACGCAAAGGCGAGCACCTGTCGGTTTTCGAAGAACTGCGCGCGCAAGGCTTCGTTCGTGCCCGAATCAACGGCAAGCTTTACGAGCTGGACGAAGCGCCGAAGCTCGACAAGCAGAAAAAGCACACCATCGATGTCGTGGTCGACCGATTCAAGGTCCGCGCCGACCTGCAACAACGCCTGGCCGAATCTTTCGAGACCGCGCTGAAGCTGGCGGACGGCATCGCCCTGGTGGCTCCGATGGACGACGAGCCCGGTGAAGAGATGATCTTCTCCGCACGCTTTGCCTGCCCGATCTGCGGCCACGCCATCAGCGAGCTGGAACCCAAGCTGTTCTCCTTCAACAACCCGGCCGGCGCTTGCCCGACTTGTGATGGCCTGGGGGTAAAGCAGTTCTTCGATATCAAGCGTCTGGTCAACGGCGAACTGACACTGGCCGAAGGGGCAATTCGCGGCTGGGATCGGCGCAACGTCTATTACTTCCAGATGCTCGGGTCGCTGGCGGCCCACTACAAATTCAGCCTGGAAGTACCGTTCAACGAACTGCCAGCCGATCAGCAGAAATTCATCCTGCACGGCAGCGGCTCGCAAAACGTCGATTTCAAGTACCTGAACGACCGTGGCGACATCGTCAAACGCTCGCATCCGTTCGAAGGCATCGTGCCGAACCTGGAGCGCCGTTACCGCGAAACCGAATCCGCTTCGGTGCGCGAAGAGCTGGCCAAGTTCCTCAGCACCCAGTCGTGCCCGGACTGCCGTGGCACCCGCCTGCGTCGCGAAGCGCGGCACGTTTGGGTTGGCGAGAAAACCCTGCCGGCGGTGACCAACCTGCCGATCGGCGATGCATCCGATTATTTTGGCGGGCTCAAGCTTACCGGTCGCCGTGGCGAAATCGCCGACAAGATCCTCAAGGAAATCCGCGAGCGTCTGCAGTTTCTGGTCAACGTCGGCCTCGACTATCTGTCGCTGGACCGCAGCGCCGACACCTTGTCCGGTGGCGAGGCCCAGCGTATTCGTCTGGCCAGCCAGATTGGCGCCGGCCTGGTGGGTGTCCTGTACATCCTCGACGAACCCTCCATCGGCCTGCATCAGCGCGACAACGACCGGCTGCTGGGCACCCTCAAGCACCTGCGCGATATCGGCAACACGGTGATCGTGGTCGAGCACGACGAAGATGCCATTCGCCTGGCTGACTACGTGGTGGACATCGGCCCGGGCGCCGGCGTGCACGGCGGGCATATCGTCGCCGAGGGCACACCCGCCGAGGTCATGGCGCATCCGGACTCGCTGACGGGCAAATACCTGTCGGGCCGGGTGAAGATCGAAGTCCCGGCCAAGCGCACACCGCGCAACAAGAAGCTGACGCTGGCGCTCAAGGGTGCGCGTGGCAACAACCTGCGCAATGTCGACCTGGAAATTCCGATCGGCCTGCTGACCTGTGTCACCGGCGTATCCGGCTCGGGCAAGTCGACGCTGATCAACAACACGCTGTTCCCGCTGAGCGCCACGGCACTGAATGGCGCCACCACGCTTGAGGCCGCCGCCCACGACAGCATCAAGGGCCTGGAGCACTTGGACAAGGTCGTGGACATCGACCAGAGCCCGATCGGCCGGACCCCGCGCTCCAACCCGGCGACCTACACCGGATTGTTCACGCCGATCCGCGAATTGTTCGCCGGCGTACCGGAGTCTCGCTCCCGTGGCTACGGGCCGGGGCGTTTCTCCTTCAACGTCAAGGGCGGCCGCTGCGAAGCCTGCCAGGGCGACGGCCTGATCAAGGTCGAGATGCACTTCCTGCCGGACATCTACGTGCCTTGCGACGTGTGCAAGAGCAAGCGTTACAACCGCGAGACCCTGGAGATCAAGTACAAGGGCAAGAGCATCCACGAAACCCTCGAGATGACCATCGAGGAAGCGCGGGTGTTCTTCGATGCCGTACCAGCCCTGGCGCGCAAGCTGCAAACATTGATGGACGTCGGCCTGTCGTACATCAAGCTTGGGCAATCGGCGACCACGCTCTCCGGTGGTGAAGCCCAGCGGGTAAAACTGTCCCGCGAACTGTCCAAGCGTGACACCGGCAAGACCCTGTACATCCTCGATGAACCGACCACCGGCCTGCACTTCGCGGATATCCAGCAACTGCTGGACGTGTTGCATCGCCTGCGCGACCACGGCAACACCGTGGTGGTGATCGAGCACAACCTGGACGTGATCAAGACCGCCGACTGGCTTGTGGACCTCGGTCCGGAAGGTGGTTCAAAGGGCGGGCAAATCATTGCCGTCGGCACGCCGGAGGAAGTATCCGAGATGAAGCAGTCTCATACCGGTTACTACCTCAAGCCTTTGCTGGAGCGTGACCGGGCTTAA
- the bfr gene encoding bacterioferritin, with the protein MQGHPDVIDYLNTLLTGELAARDQYFVHSRMYEDWGFTKLYERINHEMEEEAGHADALMRRILMLEGTPRMRPDDLDVGTTVTEMLEADLRLEYKVRAALCKGIKLCEQHKDYVSREMLRVQLHDTEEDHTYWLEKQLGLIKLIGLENYLQSHA; encoded by the coding sequence ATGCAAGGCCACCCAGATGTGATCGATTACCTCAACACGTTGCTGACCGGCGAACTGGCTGCGCGTGATCAATATTTCGTCCATTCGCGGATGTATGAGGACTGGGGTTTCACCAAGCTCTACGAACGAATCAACCACGAGATGGAAGAAGAGGCTGGGCACGCTGATGCTCTGATGCGCCGGATTCTGATGCTCGAAGGCACGCCGCGCATGCGTCCGGACGATCTTGATGTCGGCACCACGGTCACTGAGATGCTCGAAGCGGATCTACGCCTGGAATACAAGGTGCGGGCTGCGCTGTGCAAGGGCATCAAGCTCTGCGAGCAGCACAAAGATTATGTCAGCCGCGAAATGCTGCGGGTTCAATTACATGACACTGAAGAAGATCACACCTACTGGCTCGAAAAGCAGTTGGGTCTGATCAAGTTGATCGGGCTTGAGAACTACCTGCAATCCCACGCCTGA
- a CDS encoding catalase: MSQNTTLTTASGAPVADNQNSRSAGPRGPLLLDDFHLIEKLAHFNRENIPERRVHAKGSGAYGTFTVTSDISQYTSAKLFEAVGKQTPTFLRFSTVGGERGSADTERDPRGFALKFYTEEGNWDIVGNNTPVFFIRDPLKFPDFIHTQKRLPQSNLKSAQMMWDFWSHSPEALHQVTILFSDRGIPDGYRHMHGFGSHTYSLINAQGERHWVKWHYKTKQGIKNLAPAEAARLAGADPDYAQRDLFNAIERGDFPKWRVCIQIMTEAQAAAHYENPFDVTKTWSQKEFPLIEVGELELNRNPQNYFAEVEQAAFGPSNMVPGVGLSPDRMLQGRVFAYADAHRYRVGTNHQQLPVNAPRSPVNTYQRDGSMAFGSNGGAAPNYEPNSYVESPKQAPRYAEPALALSGAADRYDHREDTDYYSHAGALFRLMSAEQKSLLVSNIAGAMAGVSSDVVDRQLQHFFKADPAYGEAIAKLLNVQLNEV; the protein is encoded by the coding sequence ATGAGCCAAAACACAACGCTTACAACCGCCAGTGGCGCTCCTGTTGCCGATAACCAGAATTCCCGTTCCGCCGGCCCTCGTGGCCCGCTGCTGCTCGACGACTTCCACCTGATCGAGAAGCTTGCCCACTTCAACCGTGAAAACATCCCTGAGCGCCGTGTACACGCCAAAGGCTCGGGTGCCTACGGTACGTTTACCGTGACCAGCGATATCAGCCAATACACCAGTGCCAAGCTGTTCGAAGCGGTTGGCAAGCAAACTCCGACGTTCCTGCGGTTTTCCACCGTGGGTGGTGAGCGTGGTTCGGCCGATACCGAGCGTGATCCGCGTGGCTTTGCCCTGAAGTTTTACACCGAGGAAGGCAACTGGGACATCGTCGGCAACAACACCCCGGTGTTCTTCATTCGCGATCCACTGAAGTTTCCAGACTTTATCCACACCCAGAAGCGCTTGCCGCAAAGCAACCTCAAGAGTGCCCAGATGATGTGGGACTTCTGGTCGCATTCGCCCGAGGCGCTGCATCAGGTCACCATCCTGTTCTCCGACCGGGGTATCCCTGACGGCTACCGTCATATGCACGGCTTTGGTAGCCACACTTACAGTCTTATCAACGCTCAAGGTGAGCGTCACTGGGTGAAGTGGCACTACAAGACCAAGCAGGGGATCAAGAACCTTGCTCCTGCCGAGGCTGCGCGCCTGGCGGGTGCCGATCCGGATTACGCCCAGCGTGACTTGTTCAATGCCATCGAACGCGGCGATTTCCCGAAATGGCGCGTGTGCATTCAGATCATGACCGAGGCTCAGGCGGCAGCGCATTACGAGAACCCGTTTGATGTGACCAAAACCTGGTCGCAGAAAGAGTTTCCACTGATTGAAGTGGGCGAACTGGAGCTCAATCGCAATCCGCAGAATTACTTTGCGGAAGTCGAGCAGGCGGCGTTCGGTCCCAGCAACATGGTGCCAGGCGTTGGCCTCTCGCCGGATCGTATGCTGCAAGGCCGGGTGTTCGCCTATGCGGACGCGCACCGCTACCGTGTCGGCACCAATCACCAACAACTGCCAGTCAATGCTCCGCGCAGCCCGGTCAACACCTACCAGCGCGACGGCTCAATGGCTTTTGGCAGCAATGGCGGTGCGGCGCCGAACTACGAGCCAAACAGCTACGTCGAGTCGCCGAAGCAGGCGCCTCGTTATGCAGAGCCGGCATTGGCCCTGAGCGGTGCAGCCGATCGTTATGATCACCGCGAAGATACCGACTACTACAGTCACGCAGGCGCATTGTTCCGCTTGATGTCTGCAGAGCAGAAATCATTGCTGGTCAGCAACATCGCTGGTGCGATGGCGGGTGTGTCGAGTGACGTGGTTGATCGCCAGTTGCAGCATTTCTTCAAGGCGGACCCGGCGTATGGAGAAGCAATCGCAAAGCTGCTCAACGTACAGCTTAACGAAGTCTAA
- the rplQ gene encoding 50S ribosomal protein L17, whose amino-acid sequence MRHRKSGRHLSRTSSHRKAMFQNMAVSLFEHELIKTTLPKAKELRRVAEPLITLAKIDSVANRRLAFDRTRSKAIVGKLFNDLGKRYATREGGYLRILKCGFRAGDNAPMAYVELVDRATAGEAVSAE is encoded by the coding sequence ATGCGTCATCGTAAAAGTGGTCGTCACCTGAGCCGCACCAGCTCGCACCGCAAGGCCATGTTCCAAAACATGGCGGTGTCGCTGTTCGAGCACGAGCTGATCAAAACTACTCTGCCAAAAGCTAAAGAACTGCGTCGCGTTGCTGAGCCGCTGATCACTTTGGCCAAGATAGATAGCGTTGCTAACCGCCGTCTGGCTTTCGACCGTACTCGTTCGAAAGCTATCGTTGGTAAGCTCTTCAACGACCTGGGCAAGCGTTACGCTACCCGTGAGGGTGGCTACCTGCGCATCCTCAAGTGCGGTTTCCGCGCTGGCGACAACGCGCCTATGGCGTACGTCGAGTTGGTTGATCGTGCTACTGCTGGCGAAGCTGTATCCGCCGAGTAA